The Desulfosoma caldarium genome has a window encoding:
- a CDS encoding DUF342 domain-containing protein, with translation MAPEDKASPTKAQLVFGKLVIRYGLATKETVQKALKTQQALASAGEKKLLGEILVDMGVITPTQMKALLKLQRFFKLREQEKPLLHYAVTKGFLLPQEEKRALGRQMELFKRDRKFYSIEQVLYEENILDHGAIQALKDAFAASTAPPAEAVSLVCEAPETPPSTETFLSSERLQALEDVFDVVVSSDRLEASLVWSQKPPSNLTLAELRAFIEKRGICHGITLPSDIVPKILSRPGVKGSIVVARGDPPTPGRDASIQYHFDTDPLKVGRLRKGGSVDFRDRGEIPVVREGDLLAERIPPTPGTPGTDVFGHPIEPPKPLDIVLRAGKGALRSADGTQVFAARTGRPQISADGKISVHSELEIVGDVDLKTGHVVFDGDVKISGTITAGFRVKAASVTASEIHGGKILAEGNVMISGGVINASIHAEGQVKARHLAGSTVCACGDVAVSSSIVDSTVETSESLLAPTATVLSSQITAAGKMLLLHVGSEKSKACRLVVGEDPILKRKLSSLRDRMQKLKDRTLRFKNVETRQRKALSRTELAIGKMVQFQDRTLLEIRKLEEDGVAVKSASTRAHLENLHKAIQDTEPKVEKLFQVQDALKSSLVRVVDRRTQCARDLADLEEEVQGLMQWAKMKKDRPEIRVGGTVAAGTVIIAPESSWKAVESVQAVRILEKSIEDPQTGVVKKKVILSGLS, from the coding sequence ATGGCCCCTGAGGACAAAGCTTCTCCGACGAAGGCCCAGCTTGTTTTCGGTAAATTGGTCATTCGATACGGATTGGCCACGAAGGAAACCGTGCAAAAGGCCTTGAAAACTCAGCAGGCTCTGGCGTCGGCGGGCGAAAAAAAGCTTTTGGGAGAAATTCTCGTGGACATGGGGGTCATCACCCCCACTCAGATGAAGGCGCTTCTCAAGCTCCAGCGTTTCTTCAAGCTTCGAGAACAAGAAAAACCTCTTCTGCACTATGCGGTGACCAAGGGCTTTTTGCTTCCGCAAGAGGAAAAGCGCGCCCTGGGGCGCCAGATGGAACTCTTCAAGCGGGATAGAAAATTCTATTCCATCGAGCAGGTCCTTTACGAAGAAAACATTCTGGACCACGGCGCCATTCAGGCTTTAAAGGACGCTTTTGCGGCATCCACGGCACCACCCGCTGAGGCTGTCTCCCTTGTGTGTGAAGCTCCCGAAACGCCCCCATCCACGGAGACCTTCCTTTCCAGCGAGCGCCTTCAGGCCCTTGAGGACGTGTTTGACGTGGTGGTGTCTTCAGATCGCCTGGAAGCCTCCCTGGTGTGGAGCCAAAAGCCTCCGTCGAATCTCACTCTTGCCGAGCTGCGCGCTTTTATCGAAAAACGCGGCATCTGCCATGGGATCACGCTTCCTTCGGACATTGTGCCGAAGATCCTTTCCCGCCCCGGCGTCAAAGGATCCATCGTTGTGGCACGCGGCGATCCCCCTACACCCGGGCGTGACGCCTCCATTCAGTACCACTTCGACACGGACCCTCTCAAGGTCGGCCGCCTCCGCAAAGGGGGATCTGTAGACTTTCGAGATCGAGGGGAAATTCCTGTCGTTCGCGAGGGGGACCTTTTGGCCGAAAGAATTCCGCCAACCCCAGGAACACCCGGCACCGACGTCTTCGGTCATCCGATCGAACCACCCAAACCCTTGGACATCGTGCTGCGCGCTGGAAAAGGTGCGCTCCGTTCCGCAGACGGCACGCAAGTTTTTGCCGCGCGCACCGGACGCCCTCAAATCAGTGCGGACGGCAAAATCAGCGTCCACTCCGAATTGGAAATCGTCGGCGATGTGGACCTGAAAACAGGCCATGTGGTCTTTGACGGTGATGTGAAAATCTCCGGCACCATCACCGCGGGTTTTCGCGTCAAGGCCGCCTCGGTGACCGCCTCGGAAATTCACGGGGGGAAAATTCTCGCCGAAGGCAACGTGATGATTTCCGGGGGCGTCATCAATGCCTCTATCCATGCCGAGGGTCAGGTCAAGGCGCGGCATCTTGCGGGAAGCACGGTCTGCGCCTGCGGGGACGTGGCCGTTTCCAGCAGTATCGTGGACAGCACCGTCGAAACCTCCGAATCCCTGCTTGCCCCCACCGCCACCGTTTTGTCTTCTCAAATCACGGCCGCTGGAAAGATGCTTTTGCTTCATGTGGGCTCGGAAAAGTCCAAGGCCTGCCGACTTGTTGTGGGCGAAGACCCGATTCTGAAAAGAAAATTGAGCTCCCTGCGGGACCGCATGCAAAAGCTCAAGGATCGAACCCTGCGATTCAAGAACGTGGAAACTCGACAAAGAAAGGCTCTGAGCCGCACTGAACTCGCCATTGGAAAAATGGTGCAGTTTCAGGATCGAACCCTTTTGGAAATTCGAAAGCTTGAAGAGGACGGAGTCGCCGTCAAGAGCGCCTCGACCCGGGCACACCTAGAAAACCTTCATAAGGCCATTCAGGACACCGAACCAAAGGTGGAAAAACTTTTTCAAGTGCAGGATGCCCTCAAATCATCTCTTGTTCGAGTGGTCGACCGCCGAACACAGTGCGCTCGAGACCTGGCCGACCTGGAAGAGGAAGTGCAAGGCCTCATGCAGTGGGCCAAGATGAAAAAGGACCGTCCAGAAATTAGAGTGGGCGGCACGGTGGCTGCGGGAACCGTGATCATCGCGCCGGAATCCTCGTGGAAAGCGGTGGAAAGCGTGCAGGCCGTGCGCATTTTAGAAAAGTCCATTGAGGATCCGCAAACGGGCGTTGTCAAAAAGAAAGTGATTTTGTCCGGACTGTCTTAA